The Apostichopus japonicus isolate 1M-3 chromosome 20, ASM3797524v1, whole genome shotgun sequence nucleotide sequence AAACTGACAGGGATATTGTAagcaaacttgaaaagaaaaaaagtattaaacaaaatgaaaacaaaattggcgGAAAGAACATGAGAAATCATatagtcagtggcgtaggaaggtacttttgagtgggggggggggctgaagactgatggccggcctgggggaggggtctaaggggagggggtgtccccctcccctttggattttttttgcatttccaggtggcctcagatgcaatttggtgcaatatagcacacttcaacacccactccattttgtaaagaattttgcattttcacctggccttagatgcaatttggtgcttcaaatgagatttttttctcatttggaaatgcaaaaggggttttctgacttgcggagcggggggggcggaacgatacttccgccccccccccatatttttcactgggggaggggggctggcgcccccccccccagcccccccccggttcctacgcccttgcatatAGTGCATTAATAATTCCCAAACCAACGACAATAGCTACATCGGCAAGATTGTGACAAAGTAAGAATTAATCAAAACTAAGAAATCAATCCTCATTAATCCATCCTCATTTAAACCTCAACAGAAATTCCAATTAACTTTATGTTGCCACCCCTAAGTGTGTTGTTCACTTCATGTAGGGCTGGactggatggggggggggatgaggcaGGGGGTGTTCTGAGTACGGGATATAACGGGATGCTAGTCCACGGTCACTTCACGCAGACATTGTTTTCAACTAGCACTGATATTAAACTTGCAGTCAGCAAATCACGATGAATGTTTCAACtcatatattgttttattcattttcttatagCTCAAATACACGATTTTAAATACAGTTCTGAAAATTCTCCCCTGATACTCATTGAAATGGGAATTGACGCGAAACCCTGGCCTCAACATAGAAAGCCTGAGAGTGCCATATCTGAGCGTCTATAGGTGTACATAATATTAAACAATAGTTTGGCTTGTTGTGAACGTGGACTCTCTTTGGGTGGGGGTCCTGGGGGAGCGGGGACGGGGGGGGGTATATTGCTATTGCTGAATTGGAGTCTTGTCTCCTTGCTATACGCCATGCACTGACAAAGACGTTGCATAAAACGGATTGATGTATCTAACATGCTTGTTTACAagcttcgggggggggggggatgtctGGTCTCGCAGAGTTGGTTCTATAAACCCCAAAGTGTAGCAAAGTGTTAGCCTAGCCATATACCCTCTCTCTTCGCAGAATATCCACCAGCGAATAAAACAGGATTTAATACACTTTTAGTCTCCCTGCTTCACACACCATAGGTATACGCTATATCATCCAAGCACCCCATCCCCCAAGATGAATTGCAAACAAAGTCACATCAGTggatttttttgggcattttcttttccctttgtTGGGTGTGCTGTGACGTACATACGGTGAAATCAAAATATGAAGCCTTTGCCAATACGATCCCAAATTCTGAGCCGACATCAGCATGGTCTTACAACCATTAACGTAATCTTGTTATAAAACAGAAGAGAATAAAAGATCGTTTCCTCTCTTTTTACCTTAATTACATCCACATATCCCAGATTTGGATAACATTAGGCTAACAAAATGCTGCCTGGGTAATACATTCCATTGAAATTGAATTCCtttaagaaatatatttctttgctttAAAACCGCTTCAAAAGAGCAAGAAATATATTTAGCCTACTATACTGCTAaggtcccacccccccccccatacataTCAGGGTGTACATGGGATTATTTCCAGAGAACTGTAATTCACTGAAATCGGTCGCAAAGAAGCTAGTCAGCGGCCTCAAAATCGCTCAACGACTCCTCTGAAAATGCCGAATGGAAGCCCCTGTGGGTTTTGCATTAATCTAGGTGTGGATGAAACATGAAATACTTGTAGTGGTCTGTTTCCACTATCTTTTCTACACTGAACATATTACCGCGAATGACCCGGCAAGTTCTCGCTTTCCTAGACCCTCTCGAGTTCGTTgcaatatgtgtcgtcgctcaTGATTTTAAAGAGGTTCTGAAACTTGAAGTGCATTCTGTTTTGATGCATAAAGTCGTTAAGATGAGAAGTTATACCGTCTTACTGGAAACGTTACCATTTGGAACTGACTTCCTGTTgataaaatgtttcataaattaGTTCTACAGTTCTTTACCGGGCAGAAAACGCTTCAACTTCACGACGGTCATGAACTAATCATAATGTTCGATGACACCTCCAATGCATCGGACCAGAGAGAAAGGCAACTTCGATGCATTGCACAGAAATTGTACAGTGAGCCTAGTGAGGGGCTAAATTTTGTATTCAAAGATGTCCGAATTTTGTTGCGCTTTGTGCAGCTTTTCTTCCCGGTACGATTATTTTGGTAGGAAACCACCCTTCGTTGAATCTATTGTGTAAGTTCACATTAACTGACCATATCCTAACCGATTTCGCAGAACTGCTCAAATGTTACATTGGAATGCGTAGTGTCAAAAGTCATCAGTAAAAAGCATAGATCGTGTAGTTTTCTGTAGTTTATCCTTCCAACGATTCTCAAATAggttaaagaagaagaagaaacattaTTATCCATTGTAAACAATGCTTCTGGCTAGGCTGAATTAATCTGCATAGATTACTCCATTCTCATTCTTTGATCCTCATGTCATTCATACAACAGAATGGGTATAGGCTAGGCCAATAGTTTTGCATCTAGGCTTTTCTAATATGGGTCTAATTTGGGAAGACTAATTTGGGTAGACTGTAGTGTGCATACCTTTACCTTGTAAAGGTTGTTAAAATTTTTGCATTTGTAACTGACTTGTTGGTACTGTACTGGTTATGATATGGTACACTGTTTGAATCTGGCTTTACTATCAAAATATGACAGTGAGGTAAAAATAATGGTTATGAGCTTGCCCAGATTGTACTGTTACAAgacaaaaaacatttcaaatgagaatattgttttatattggtTAAACCATCACATTTGTCaagcatttttttaaaaacttgacTCTCTGTATAGTTTTACATTAAGGGCACAATTTAGGTGTGTGACCATCGTATGTAAACCTTTTCATGCTTACAGTTGCAAGCAGAAGGAACCAGAATTCTCTGTGTATTTAGGTTTGTATAATGGATTATGGTAAGGAACTCTGCAACTTATACAAAGGTACTATGTAAAATATGAAGGTACTATGTAAACTAAAACGCAAACACATTTCAAGAGACCTATTTTCAATCATATGTGAGCATCAAAATAATATACATGCAGGAATGTTCAAAGAAAAGAACTACCGTAGTTCACTGTAATAAAGTTGCTAATACAAAATTACACAGTTCTGAGTAAATTAAAACCATTCTTCTTTTCCCTACAGTCACTCCAATAGCATTGTATCTTAAATATCCCTTGATATCAACAATAATACCTACAGGTACTGCTACTTATGCATTTCATCTGTTCGTCTTTGGAAACTCCTCtcatttctgaagaaaaaaggTCCATGAAAAAACCTCTCTTGATGAAATCATTCACTTGAGAAGAATGTCGGACATTTGACATGAACAGTTGAAATGAACAAATCAGGCCCAATAACCATTTTTCCTCTTGTTTACTTCACAGATTGATGGAGAAGGCATATGTCTTGAAGAATCCTTTCACCCCACATGACAGTCATCTAACCATTGGAGCACATTGCTCTCAATGTGATAAAGCAGTCTGTGTTCAACAGGTACAATACAGACTATATAAGATTAACTACTAAGAATCACTGTTATGTCTACAGTATGAACCATAGGGAGAGTTAACTCTACCCCACTCCACAGGATCAGCACAGTAGCCTACATAGCCTAGGATCAAATCTGATACATAATATATTTTGAGGAGTTGGTGGGGCGGGAGTGGGGGTTGAGGACTCCTCACTTTGTCCTGCTGGCTATGCTACTAGTGGAGAGGTGGGACAGGGGTAGGCGGCCCAGATCACCGTCAGTTTGCCCTATTGATCAAATGTTTCTgttataatatacaataataataatataatatacaaaatacaaatcatTAATTTACAAAGGCATCTTACAAAGACTGGCATTGTAGACAACACTTTGGATTTATAATACATTCAGAGTTGAGTAAACAGTTGAAGAAGAAATGAGAGACACATATATTATAACTGAAAAGTTAAGCTATTAAGGAACATATGCCAAGACTGTGCGAATATTGTAGTATGCCAGAAAATAATTGGTGCTCAAGTACTCGTTTTGCAAGTACTCATTCCTATTGCACATGTAGTGTACTACTGTGTAAAAGTATTCAGATGAAAAAGACTCATACTCAGAACAAAACCAACGAAAATGTACTCAAATTGTGGTACTTAGTACTTGAAACCTTAATTAACTGGAAAGTACTTGGTGCTCAAATGAGAGTATGCGACAACAACACTGCAATGTCACAAACCAAGTGATTCCATTTTCAAAGGCATGGAAGAGTTTATTCTCCAAAATACATTTAACTCTAAACAATCATCTCCAGAATTAGAACCAAGAAATTGAGTTAAGGTTTCATATATGAAGTAATGTTCATGTTGTCTTTTAAGATTATGCAGTTTCTTAATATTAGAGAAAAGTAATGACAAAGTATGTAAACAAGAGAAACTGTCATTTGTATTTTGCTTTATACAACTCAGACAATATAGAACACCACAGGTGTATTCAGAATcatttattctacatattttacagtctcatttcaatttttGAACAATGTATCTTATACCTCTTGCCATTTGTAGACTTGCAGTGTCTTTTACACCAGAAGGTTCTGCAAGCATTGTGTAGAGAAACACAGTGAAGAATTCCCTCAAGAGATCTCTGAGGTAAGTGGAGACAGTTGGAAAGTGCAGAGCTAAATTGTAAAGCATTGTCTAGTTATCTGAGATGACTAAATGTCAGAACAAGAATAAAACTCCATTGTAGTTAATAGACAACCACATATTTattgtaaatataataattCTCACAGTTAAGTAATTGATGGAACTTAATAAACAACCTACTTTGCCATTCACACAATCTCAAGGAAATTCAATTTGTCTGAGGGACTCAGTAGAAAGTCATGCTGTGTAATTGGACTCATTTGCAATTCAGATTGTCTGAGGGTCTCTATGGAAATCAAGGTGGTCTAAGGGTCTCAATAGAAATCAAGCTTATCTGTGTTGGTGAGGGTCAAAATATGAATCCATGTTGCCTTTGCAACTCACCAAAGATACAGGTTGTCGGAGGTACTGTACTCATACGAAATACATGTTGTCCCAAAGTCATTCAAGGTTAGCTCAGGGTCTTGATAGAAATACAGGTGGTGTGATGATGTGCTCAACATGAATCCAGGTTGCCTTAGCAACACACTGAAGATACAGAGTTGTCTGAAGTAGttcataagaaaaacaaattgtctCGTTAGCTTAGGTTCTCTGAGGTGCTTGATAGATATCTAGGTTGTTAGAGGACCCTCAATAGAAATCCAGGTGTCTGCAGGGCAAAGTTACATAAAACTCAAACCTGAAGGAAAAATCATTGCATATTGTTTACCGTACACTTGGAAAATAATATGGTGCAAAGTGTATGCTTCCTTTAATGATCCTTTATCAGTGCTGTTACAAAGGAAAGACAACTAGGGAAGTTTTCTTAGACTACAAACATTTATACATCATATTCATTGCTTTAAGATAAATAATTTAGCTTTAACCTCTATGCTTTTCCTTCTGACACAGTTACCTGTTAAACATGTTCATTTCTACTCTGACTTTCGACAGTCATCAACTGCGTGACTGAaacaatttttcataatttatttgTAAGCATCGGTATCAGATCGGTTATAGTTGTTTGTGTAAACTTCAAATATCAACTATGCAATATTGATCTTATTGTTATACTCATAAGATTATCTTTTAAGCTATCAGCATTTTGTTAGAACAGAGCACCCAATTATGaatttttcattaacatttcaTACTTTGCCTTCAGGTCATATCAAAGGGGTGAATGTACTGTTGGAGCTAATATGGAAACAGAGTAATTGCCATTTACATCAGTTGCTATGGTGACAATCTACCAACACACAGCGGATTTTAATGTGCATTCAATTATGCAGCAGGATGAATTCATAGGTCCAAAgtactatgaatattcatagatgaAACTCAATGGGTCGTTATAGGTCAATTAACCTGTTATATATGGAGAGAGAGACCTACATCTTCTGGTAACATAACATGTATATCAATAAACCTTTTTATTCTTCTTATATAACATGCTTAGTTAAGAGAATAATTTTTCTTGTTATGTGACTTGATTGTTAACAATCCTACTTTCAGTCTGGACATGCAACATGTTTGCTGACAGGTCCACACACGGAAACCTATTTACAATAGTTATCTAACAGTTTTATATTCCAAACATGAATAtagacatgaatatgcatagatcCCAAAAGCACCATCAAGAAATACAACTACCAACAAGATTTATGAGAATACTACTTGTGTGTTTCATAATTCTATTATATTTGAGGCTGGAATGATTTCTTTTGGTATGCAAGGGTAAGTTgaggcttggggggggggggggagggggtgtgcaGGAgttgttatatttctttcatgaaGTAAGTGGTATCTTGCCAGTTAGTACTTAAGTTACTTGCACTGTTTGTGGTCATCACACTGGTCGTTATGGTATAATGAGGTATGATATTTGTTAGTACTGCTGTAGGTTGTAACTTTCCATAAAGTATGATCTTAGGTTTTAATCATTCTGGTACTTGGCTGTAAAGAATACCTTCCGTTATGGTGATCAGAGTTGCTTTCTTTTTTACAATACAGCATTTAAGCTATACatattatcattaaaatattacaatataaaaaaatgttgatatatgccatagtatgtatgtatgtatgtatgtatgtatgtatgtatgtatgtatgtatgtatgtatgtatgtatgtatgtatgtatgtatgcgtgtatgtgtgcgtgtatgtatgtatgtatgtatgtatgcgtgtatgtatgtgtgtatgtatgtgtgtatgtatgtattttagatcctcctgcaagcaggaactcgggattaagcctcattggctttttcaaagctgcaagctgactgaagtcagtctcttacattcatatttaacgtccatgattatgaattgtcaattgtcaacaactctgtaactggacgacatacattaatcttggtgTGACTTGAACTCTGGactttatgattgaaaggcaccggcgttaaccactgagcttacaCTCCATAGTCAAAGAGAGATAGGGAAAAAATTAGATGCAGGtcatatgtgtatatttatgtaGTATTCATGTTTGTAGTCGAACGGATTATGCCTTTGCTTCCTAATTTCTGGCAATTTGACTTAACTTATtgattttcttactttttttcacttttcctttgtttttgaaATGAAGGCACAGGATTTAAGTATCAATTCTGTGGAACATTTATAGCAATAAACCTGAAATAACTAATTTGAACTGATGTCTGAATTCTGCCATGAGATAATCCTAACAATGATGTCATCTCTTCAGTTTGGGCTTAACTTTTGATGTGAGcctattgtttgtttttattgatgAAAGAGGGCAATTAAGGACGATTCGTCTTTTCTGAATTTTTATTCTGGTCCTGATTTCTGGATGTTAAATTCCAATAGGAAtggttatcaatattcattttacttaaatgCGATGTTGAATTCGAATATAACAATATGGAATCTATTCATGTATTTGATTTCTGTATGGCATTGTTtcaatatatgcaaataaactatccccaccccacccgcccACCCTGGGGAGTAGGAAGAATGAAAAAGAACATTTTCGCACAAAGTAAGCCTAATGCTACCAGATTTCGTTCAGGCAACCAACAAAGTGTAACTTACATAATATGCCGAAAAACATCGCGAATTTAGTCAAGTTCAGTAAAGCCTCGTAACCTTTTTCAACAGCCTTAGTCGTTCTAAATCCACCTTCCAATAGCTCATCCCATCCAACTCACTCTTTCTTGAAAATCCAACCTATCAACCCCATTGTGGGCGTGTCCCCCTCTGTGTATGTGTTTTTCcccctgtgtgtgtgtgcgggGGAGGGATGAACTGGGGTAGTAGCTTCatggtgtcccccccccctcttgtgTGGGCCGGGATAGGTGGACTGGGGGAGTAGCTTCATGGCGTGTTCTTTCCTCTCTATTGTGTGtgtgcggagggggggggggttggattgGTGGGTAGCTTCATGTACCCACGACTATTCATTAAAGATGTCCAACATTATACCAAACTTTTCTCTCAAGTTATCGCTCAATACCAGTCTACGTATAGATCGGTGACCTCACCGTTCCTACCGATGACGTCATTAGATCGGATAGATTACTTCCTATAGCCTTTGCGATGTATAAATTAAGTTCGTCTTTGCAAGCTTTGGTGAGTAAATGCTTTAGAGGAAATCAGATTGTTTTAGGAAAATGGTGGTGATATTTGTGTTCCAGCTGTGAAGGGACGTACCACACATTTCGAGAAACTCATTGCACTACGACAGACACCATTCCATGTTTGTGTACATGTCTATATGTACCTAATAGTAGGTATTTTGGATTTTAATATGTACATTAAAAAAGAGTCGTAATAACgcaaaataataaaagaaatgaaattaagttTTCCCCATGGTTGGGTTATGTGTAGTATTTTCATGTCAGTGAACGAACACGGTGTAAAATCATAACTTAATAGCTATAATGTGTTCATTATCTGAAGAGCGTGCAGCTAACAAGTCGAGATGAGACGAAATAGCAACTTGCGAAGGTTCAAGGAGAAACAACTCTTATCGTATCTTGTGTGATTGTAATTGAGATTGTGTCAAGTAGATACTTTTACTATCTCGTTCCCGGAAGTTAATAAAAGTTAATCTTCTCtccacccctaaccccccccccccccccccaaataaagaaattagaTTGATTCAGTTATATTCCTACATTGACTTAACTGGGTTTATCATAAGAAGTAAGTCAGTGTAAGGGATTTACAGACAACAGTAGTAAATACATTACAttcttcctatatatatatatatatatatatatatatatatatatatatatatatatatatatatatatatata carries:
- the LOC139961067 gene encoding cysteine-rich DPF motif domain-containing protein 1-like isoform X1 — encoded protein: MSEFCCALCSFSSRYDYFGRKPPFVESIVLMEKAYVLKNPFTPHDSHLTIGAHCSQCDKAVCVQQTCSVFYTRRFCKHCVEKHSEEFPQEISEVISKG
- the LOC139961067 gene encoding cysteine-rich DPF motif domain-containing protein 1-like isoform X2 is translated as MRHYTARNRCNYGNTKTNVIIRLMEKAYVLKNPFTPHDSHLTIGAHCSQCDKAVCVQQTCSVFYTRRFCKHCVEKHSEEFPQEISEVISKG